The Dethiosulfovibrio peptidovorans DSM 11002 genome has a window encoding:
- a CDS encoding response regulator: MTSDKTSIFKKVLIVDDAAFIRAMLKRLIEDNGFLVAGEAENGEEATRLYKSIQPELVIMDITMPLMDGLEATKKIRQIDPDAKIVIISARGEKPMVVKAIEAGAQDFIVKPFEVPRVLKTLNKFR; encoded by the coding sequence ATGACGTCGGACAAAACGAGCATATTCAAAAAGGTCCTGATAGTGGACGATGCCGCCTTCATAAGAGCTATGCTGAAAAGACTGATAGAGGATAACGGTTTTCTCGTGGCCGGAGAGGCGGAAAACGGCGAAGAGGCCACGAGACTCTACAAAAGCATACAGCCGGAACTCGTCATAATGGACATAACCATGCCTCTCATGGATGGTTTGGAGGCCACCAAGAAGATACGTCAAATCGATCCGGACGCAAAGATAGTCATCATCAGTGCCAGAGGCGAAAAACCCATGGTGGTGAAGGCCATAGAGGCTGGCGCTCAGGACTTTATCGTAAAACCCTTCGAGGTCCCTAGGGTGCTGAAAACCCTCAACAAGTTCCGTTAA
- a CDS encoding HDIG domain-containing metalloprotein, whose product MTVTREDAWELLKEYNQDEGHLRHALAVEACMRYFASKSGEDEDMWGLAGLVHDLDWERVSDKEPENHTKLAAAVLEEKGYPREVIRAVQAHGWGICSDVEPLSEMEKTLYSVDELTGLVMTTALVRPSRSLSDLTVKSVKKKWKDKRFAAGVDRELIERGTAMMGIELSDLIDGVIQAMRSIEKDLGLGAS is encoded by the coding sequence ATGACCGTAACCAGAGAGGATGCGTGGGAACTCCTGAAGGAGTATAACCAGGACGAGGGACATCTCAGACATGCCCTGGCTGTGGAGGCCTGTATGAGATATTTTGCCTCTAAGTCGGGAGAGGACGAGGATATGTGGGGGCTTGCCGGACTAGTTCACGACCTTGATTGGGAAAGGGTCTCAGATAAGGAACCGGAAAACCATACCAAGTTGGCCGCTGCTGTTCTGGAGGAGAAGGGGTACCCTAGGGAAGTGATCAGGGCTGTTCAGGCTCACGGTTGGGGAATCTGCTCCGACGTGGAGCCTCTGTCCGAGATGGAAAAAACCCTCTACTCCGTGGACGAGTTGACCGGTTTGGTCATGACCACAGCTTTGGTGAGGCCGAGTCGATCTCTTTCGGATTTGACCGTAAAGTCGGTGAAGAAGAAATGGAAGGATAAAAGATTTGCCGCAGGTGTGGACAGAGAGCTCATAGAGAGAGGGACCGCAATGATGGGAATCGAGCTGTCCGACCTGATAGATGGGGTTATACAGGCCATGAGATCCATAGAAAAGGATCTGGGGCTTGGAGCCTCTTAG
- a CDS encoding deoxycytidylate deaminase: MMKHIRPDWDTYFIKIAQVVSDRSTCLRRRYGAVLVKDHVIISTGYNGACRGEPNCVDVGVCHREALKIPKGERYELCVAVHAEQNAIINGNPEKMVGGTIYIAGVNASDGTLANGEPCMLCRRMIKNARIERVVYQNTDGTVSSVAVEDMKEPVFKKDIE; encoded by the coding sequence ATGATGAAACACATTCGTCCCGACTGGGACACTTATTTTATCAAAATAGCCCAGGTGGTGTCGGATAGATCCACCTGTCTCAGGCGCCGTTACGGTGCCGTCTTGGTAAAGGATCACGTTATAATAAGCACCGGTTATAACGGGGCCTGTAGAGGAGAGCCTAACTGCGTAGACGTAGGGGTATGTCACAGAGAAGCCCTCAAAATTCCCAAAGGGGAGAGATACGAGCTCTGCGTGGCTGTCCATGCGGAGCAAAACGCTATAATAAACGGGAACCCAGAGAAGATGGTCGGTGGAACCATATACATAGCGGGGGTCAACGCCTCCGACGGTACGTTGGCCAACGGCGAGCCCTGTATGCTGTGTCGCAGGATGATAAAAAACGCCAGAATCGAGAGGGTGGTCTACCAGAATACGGACGGTACCGTATCCTCCGTCGCAGTGGAGGATATGAAGGAGCCGGTTTTCAAGAAAGACATCGAATAG
- a CDS encoding response regulator transcription factor has translation MEKITVVLADDHPLTRQGLKAYLARESGVELVGEASDGKEAWEMIEKLRPRVALLDIRMPVEDGISLARKIKDAGLPVAPVMLTSYDSQQYVLASLRAGAKGFLLKTTSPEALAKALQTVVSGGLYLDSEVASAMGEVPQMEDLSPREREVLLFAARGLSSKEVASHLFISERTVQTHLASIYDKLGAHNKTEAMLLALKYGLLTLEELIE, from the coding sequence GTGGAAAAGATCACAGTTGTACTGGCGGACGATCATCCCTTGACCAGACAGGGATTGAAGGCTTATCTGGCCAGGGAGAGCGGTGTGGAGCTGGTAGGAGAGGCTTCAGACGGCAAAGAGGCCTGGGAAATGATAGAAAAACTCCGTCCCAGAGTGGCATTGTTGGATATCCGTATGCCGGTGGAGGACGGAATCTCCTTGGCTAGAAAGATAAAGGATGCCGGTCTTCCGGTCGCTCCCGTGATGTTGACGTCTTACGATTCTCAACAGTACGTTCTGGCATCCCTGAGGGCTGGAGCCAAGGGTTTTCTCCTTAAGACGACATCGCCGGAGGCTTTGGCCAAGGCTCTTCAGACGGTGGTATCCGGTGGTCTTTATCTCGACAGCGAGGTAGCCTCCGCCATGGGAGAGGTCCCTCAGATGGAGGACCTCTCTCCGAGAGAAAGGGAAGTCTTGCTCTTTGCTGCCAGAGGACTTTCCAGCAAAGAGGTGGCCTCCCATCTTTTCATAAGCGAGAGGACAGTTCAAACCCACTTGGCCTCGATCTACGATAAGTTAGGGGCTCATAATAAGACGGAGGCCATGTTATTGGCTTTGAAGTACGGCCTTTTGACCTTGGAGGAGCTGATAGAATGA
- a CDS encoding TIGR02757 family protein yields the protein MRSTKFRANVDVERLAPFLEDIYGKYNRKDLIHPDPLEFLYDYSRVEDREIVGLIASSLAYGRVVQILKSVSSVLATMGSSPFDFVVAGDRSVWKRCFSGFRHRFSGSEDMVDLFCGVRRAIDLYGSLDRTMAQALKETDSAFQGYCRFAEWLVGKEKRNSLLPFPGRGSACKRLMLYFRWMVRRDEVDPGGWSSLSPSDLVVPLDTHMHKIARVLGFTSRKNGDFRTAVEVTEAFGLIDPGDPVKYDFALTRFGIRDDMELEALFEEVKPKVGGTVG from the coding sequence ATGCGTTCAACGAAGTTCCGCGCTAATGTAGACGTGGAGAGACTGGCTCCCTTTCTGGAGGATATATACGGTAAGTACAACAGGAAGGACCTGATCCATCCCGATCCTCTGGAGTTTCTCTACGATTATTCCAGGGTAGAGGATCGGGAGATAGTCGGCTTGATAGCCTCGTCCCTGGCTTACGGGCGGGTTGTCCAGATACTGAAGAGCGTCTCTAGCGTACTTGCTACCATGGGTAGTTCTCCCTTCGATTTTGTGGTTGCTGGCGATCGCTCCGTATGGAAGAGGTGTTTTTCCGGTTTTCGTCATCGTTTTTCTGGAAGCGAAGACATGGTAGACCTTTTCTGTGGAGTAAGGAGAGCCATCGATCTTTACGGTTCTCTGGATAGAACCATGGCGCAGGCGTTGAAAGAGACGGATTCTGCTTTTCAAGGGTATTGCAGATTTGCGGAATGGCTCGTGGGGAAGGAGAAAAGGAACTCTTTGCTTCCCTTCCCGGGAAGAGGAAGCGCCTGTAAGAGGCTGATGCTGTATTTTCGTTGGATGGTCCGTAGAGATGAGGTCGACCCTGGAGGTTGGTCCTCCCTTTCTCCATCGGACCTGGTAGTTCCTCTCGATACCCATATGCATAAGATAGCTCGCGTTTTAGGTTTTACATCTAGAAAGAACGGTGATTTCAGGACTGCCGTCGAGGTCACCGAGGCCTTTGGACTCATTGACCCGGGAGACCCTGTGAAGTACGATTTTGCCTTGACCAGATTCGGTATAAGGGACGATATGGAGTTGGAGGCCCTTTTCGAGGAGGTAAAACCGAAAGTAGGTGGTACCGTTGGATAA
- a CDS encoding ferritin, with protein sequence MVFTEKMQKAMNDQINAEMFSAYLYQSMAAWLESTDMPGMAHWMEVQAKEEMEHAFKFYSYIMERGGKVTLQAIEAPQSEWDSPVSVFSDALDHEKYISKRIDDLMDMAISEKDHASRIMLNWFVEEQVEEEDNASTNLAKIRHLEGSKRGMYMLDKEFSSRD encoded by the coding sequence ATGGTATTTACAGAGAAGATGCAAAAAGCTATGAACGATCAGATAAACGCGGAGATGTTTTCCGCATATCTCTATCAGTCTATGGCAGCTTGGCTGGAGTCGACGGATATGCCCGGTATGGCTCATTGGATGGAGGTTCAGGCTAAGGAAGAGATGGAACACGCCTTCAAGTTCTACAGCTATATCATGGAGAGAGGCGGGAAGGTTACGTTACAGGCCATAGAGGCCCCTCAGTCCGAGTGGGATTCTCCCGTCAGCGTTTTCAGCGATGCCCTGGATCATGAAAAGTACATATCCAAGCGCATAGACGATCTCATGGATATGGCCATATCGGAGAAGGATCACGCCAGCAGGATAATGCTCAACTGGTTCGTAGAGGAGCAGGTGGAGGAAGAGGATAATGCCTCTACTAATTTGGCCAAGATCCGTCATCTTGAGGGATCTAAAAGAGGCATGTATATGTTGGACAAGGAGTTCAGCTCTAGAGATTAG
- a CDS encoding sensor histidine kinase, with protein MIRRGMPIRWSLPAIFLVAVLLPTAAVLVTAGIGIVHHDRAMKRVMASYVENLADNVASRVDLEDSKWVLPIPMVELLRQLQVFSWGPSLPGWVVVVDGDGKILLASPGAEVTFKRLWRKDVPIGRAVELMDDKGDRYTVAVYPAASTFVVAAVAWNQLMGPMVQASRLWSILIGAVIVASVISGVMLWRWAIGPIKRLSDELTDLKWGCEVPIAEDNRNTIWEVRHLRTVLCRLSKAAREKVELWNRYLQDVVRVQESEKSRIARDIHDGPVQEVTALIQRIRLASLEPLEKREEHLRLAEDIGKETIKQLREMCNQLSPPWLDLGMRHALDELADRLSRHLGLFVQLDISDDVEADPDAILAFFRIIQEAIHNSSRHGGAKNVDIEISRDEENIYLSIKDDGSGFHWPEDFELLRSTGHRGLLNMRERIELIGGSMTAETSPGEGCSLFFTVPVIDRT; from the coding sequence ATGATTCGAAGGGGCATGCCTATAAGATGGAGTCTTCCCGCTATATTTCTGGTAGCAGTGCTCCTTCCGACAGCTGCTGTATTGGTCACAGCCGGAATAGGTATAGTCCACCACGATAGGGCGATGAAGAGGGTTATGGCTTCCTATGTGGAGAATTTAGCCGATAACGTGGCTTCCAGAGTTGATCTAGAAGATTCCAAGTGGGTTTTGCCCATTCCGATGGTTGAGCTTTTACGGCAGCTTCAGGTCTTTTCCTGGGGGCCTTCATTGCCGGGATGGGTGGTCGTGGTAGACGGAGATGGCAAGATCCTGTTGGCCTCTCCTGGAGCGGAGGTCACCTTCAAACGGCTTTGGCGGAAGGACGTTCCAATAGGTAGGGCAGTCGAGCTCATGGACGATAAGGGCGATCGCTACACCGTGGCGGTGTATCCTGCCGCGTCCACTTTCGTCGTCGCGGCGGTTGCATGGAACCAGCTGATGGGTCCTATGGTACAGGCATCCAGGTTATGGTCCATCCTTATAGGAGCGGTGATAGTAGCATCGGTTATCTCCGGGGTCATGTTATGGCGGTGGGCCATAGGCCCTATAAAGAGACTTTCCGACGAGCTTACCGATCTCAAATGGGGATGCGAGGTCCCTATCGCCGAGGACAACCGGAATACCATCTGGGAGGTTCGCCATCTCAGGACGGTCCTGTGTCGTCTTTCCAAAGCCGCCAGAGAAAAGGTAGAGCTCTGGAATCGTTATCTTCAGGATGTCGTGAGGGTTCAGGAGAGCGAAAAGTCCCGTATAGCCAGAGACATACACGATGGGCCCGTCCAGGAGGTGACGGCCCTTATCCAGAGGATAAGACTAGCTTCTCTTGAGCCTCTCGAAAAAAGAGAGGAGCACCTTCGTCTTGCCGAGGACATCGGGAAGGAGACCATAAAGCAGCTCAGAGAGATGTGCAACCAACTATCTCCTCCATGGCTCGATCTCGGCATGAGGCACGCGTTGGACGAGTTGGCCGACAGGCTTTCGAGACATCTGGGTTTATTCGTCCAGCTCGATATATCCGACGATGTCGAGGCGGATCCCGACGCGATCCTGGCTTTCTTCAGGATCATACAGGAGGCCATTCATAATTCTTCCAGACATGGAGGGGCGAAGAACGTCGATATAGAGATATCCAGGGATGAAGAAAATATCTATCTCTCCATAAAGGACGACGGTTCGGGGTTCCATTGGCCGGAGGATTTTGAGCTGCTTCGATCGACGGGGCACCGCGGTTTATTGAATATGAGGGAAAGAATAGAGCTAATAGGTGGTTCGATGACAGCGGAGACCTCGCCGGGTGAAGGGTGCTCCCTTTTTTTCACCGTTCCTGTAATCGATCGAACGTGA
- a CDS encoding flavin reductase family protein: protein MNVVDPRALYSLSYGVYLVSSVNEDGRFNGQIANSAMQVSAEPPTIAVSIHRENLTGEYIERSGVFSLSVLDQSVPMIFIGPFGFKCGRSVDKFVDCRYKVGLTGAPLVLDYTVATMEARVISVTEVYTHRIFVGEIVGATVVGDGEPLTYAEYHTVKKGKSPANAPTHAFNEVPR from the coding sequence ATGAACGTAGTAGATCCTAGAGCTCTTTACTCTCTTTCCTACGGTGTATACTTGGTGAGCAGTGTCAACGAGGACGGTCGCTTCAACGGTCAGATTGCCAACTCGGCCATGCAGGTTTCGGCGGAACCTCCGACCATCGCTGTGTCCATACATAGAGAAAATCTGACCGGAGAGTATATCGAACGCAGCGGCGTTTTTTCGCTTTCCGTGCTTGATCAGTCCGTTCCAATGATCTTCATCGGCCCCTTCGGTTTCAAGTGTGGCAGATCTGTGGATAAATTCGTAGATTGTCGTTATAAGGTCGGTTTGACCGGTGCTCCTCTGGTGCTGGATTACACGGTGGCCACAATGGAGGCGAGGGTTATCTCCGTTACGGAGGTTTATACCCACAGGATTTTCGTCGGAGAGATCGTTGGGGCCACCGTGGTAGGCGACGGAGAACCCCTTACCTACGCCGAGTATCACACGGTCAAGAAAGGAAAGTCGCCAGCTAATGCCCCGACCCATGCGTTCAACGAAGTTCCGCGCTAA
- a CDS encoding MBL fold metallo-hydrolase RNA specificity domain-containing protein gives MRLKVLGAAEEVTGSSYMLEVAGHRILIDCGLHQGRNEDERNREPFHFDPLSLDVVLLTHAHIDHTGRVPLLVKQGFSGKVMSTLPTVELTEVLWRDSARLMKEEAEWKTKKNARKGLPAVEPLFEDEDVSEALNLLAPVTYDDKIELFPEVFVRFRDAGHIMGSAILEIWATEKDDTVKIVFSGDLGPQKTVMERTPAVITGADYVVIESTYGDREHKTNEESREEFQTLMRQILAKKAKVFIPTFVVDRAQRVAYELMLIQDQGLGKDIPIYFDSPMGVKATKIYEDHLDLCSSEIQEYRHKGNHPFSPERLTYVSSVEDSQAINDVDHAIVLAGSGMCNGGRIVHHLKHGIWNPENHVVFVGYQAVGTLGRRLVEGQKKLRIAGEDVTVRAQLHTINGFSAHADRRDLLKWAENFSENSPTFLVTHGEPKSANALADGLMEKGLQAIVPSVDQEFELSPNKHEREERIVLSTPQRDVSSYVELGRALDDIAAIIGRLTETASKINDIDQTLPMLKSVKILLETVSNKSKC, from the coding sequence ATGAGGTTGAAGGTCTTGGGTGCTGCTGAAGAGGTTACAGGATCCAGCTATATGCTGGAGGTCGCCGGACATAGGATTCTCATCGACTGCGGACTTCACCAGGGCAGAAACGAGGACGAGAGAAACAGAGAGCCCTTTCACTTCGATCCCCTGTCCTTAGATGTCGTTCTTTTGACCCACGCTCACATCGACCATACCGGAAGGGTCCCTCTTCTGGTCAAACAGGGATTCTCCGGCAAGGTCATGTCAACCTTGCCAACAGTGGAGCTTACCGAGGTCCTGTGGAGGGATTCTGCCCGTCTGATGAAAGAAGAGGCTGAGTGGAAGACCAAAAAGAACGCCCGTAAGGGGCTCCCAGCAGTGGAACCCCTTTTCGAGGACGAGGACGTCTCCGAGGCGTTGAACCTATTGGCGCCGGTTACCTACGACGACAAGATAGAGCTGTTTCCCGAGGTGTTCGTCAGGTTCAGAGACGCGGGACACATAATGGGAAGTGCCATACTCGAGATATGGGCGACCGAGAAAGATGATACGGTTAAAATCGTCTTCAGCGGAGATCTCGGACCACAGAAAACCGTTATGGAGAGGACCCCAGCTGTTATAACCGGGGCCGACTACGTTGTAATAGAGTCCACCTACGGTGACCGGGAGCATAAGACGAACGAGGAAAGCCGCGAGGAGTTCCAGACTCTCATGAGACAGATCCTAGCCAAGAAGGCGAAGGTCTTCATTCCCACTTTCGTCGTGGACAGGGCTCAGAGGGTGGCTTACGAACTAATGCTCATTCAGGATCAGGGGCTCGGTAAGGACATTCCCATATACTTCGATTCGCCTATGGGAGTAAAGGCCACGAAGATATACGAGGATCATCTCGATCTCTGTTCCAGCGAGATACAGGAATATCGTCATAAGGGGAACCATCCTTTTTCACCGGAAAGGTTGACCTACGTTTCCTCCGTCGAGGACTCCCAGGCCATAAACGACGTGGATCACGCCATAGTCCTGGCCGGAAGCGGTATGTGCAACGGTGGCAGAATAGTCCATCATCTGAAACACGGCATATGGAACCCTGAAAACCATGTGGTTTTCGTCGGGTATCAGGCGGTGGGGACCTTGGGACGCCGTCTGGTGGAGGGGCAGAAAAAGCTCCGCATCGCAGGAGAGGACGTTACCGTTAGGGCTCAGCTTCATACCATAAACGGTTTCTCCGCACATGCAGATCGCAGGGATCTCCTCAAGTGGGCGGAGAATTTCTCCGAAAATTCGCCTACTTTCTTAGTCACTCATGGAGAGCCCAAGTCGGCCAACGCTCTCGCCGATGGCCTGATGGAAAAGGGTCTTCAGGCTATAGTTCCATCGGTCGACCAAGAGTTCGAACTTAGCCCCAATAAGCATGAAAGGGAGGAGAGGATAGTACTGTCCACTCCTCAGAGAGACGTCTCCTCCTACGTGGAATTGGGCAGAGCCCTGGATGATATCGCTGCCATAATCGGTCGACTCACCGAGACGGCCTCAAAGATAAACGACATAGACCAGACCCTTCCTATGCTTAAGTCCGTAAAAATTCTTCTGGAAACGGTCTCTAATAAATCGAAGTGCTGA
- a CDS encoding PolC-type DNA polymerase III: MDKSLWDSGFVAIDVETTGLSNRWDRIVEIGAIRFTPGSETESFQTFVSPGRPIPSEAVAIHGITDEMVEGAPGLSEASIALASFLKDEEPMVFHNPSFDLGFLDANMRAIKGSWNVMPVFDTCGLARKAFPGIKGYSLVALARHFGLSGGGHHRALEDCRYSASLFNLILEAIDGFRCMSLKDLILDYSFKR; the protein is encoded by the coding sequence TTGGATAAAAGTCTTTGGGATTCCGGCTTCGTCGCGATAGACGTGGAGACCACAGGGCTTTCCAATAGATGGGACAGAATAGTGGAGATAGGGGCGATCAGATTTACCCCTGGTTCGGAGACAGAGTCTTTTCAGACCTTCGTGTCTCCCGGTAGACCTATACCTTCCGAGGCGGTGGCAATACACGGGATAACAGACGAGATGGTCGAGGGGGCTCCGGGCCTTTCGGAGGCTTCAATAGCCTTGGCGAGCTTTCTGAAGGATGAAGAGCCGATGGTGTTCCATAATCCATCCTTTGACCTTGGTTTTTTGGATGCCAATATGAGAGCTATAAAGGGATCATGGAATGTCATGCCGGTTTTCGATACCTGCGGGTTGGCTCGGAAGGCTTTTCCCGGCATAAAGGGATACAGCCTAGTCGCTTTGGCCCGTCACTTCGGACTTTCCGGAGGAGGACACCATAGAGCTTTGGAGGATTGTAGGTATAGCGCATCGCTTTTCAATCTCATACTGGAAGCTATAGACGGTTTCCGTTGTATGAGCCTGAAAGATCTGATATTGGACTACAGCTTTAAGCGTTAA
- the tyrS gene encoding tyrosine--tRNA ligase, giving the protein MALDALKVLRDRGYIDWCSHPEELEELFREDRVTAYVGFDPTADSLHVGHLIPLMGLAWLQKLGHRPVVLAGGGTGMIGDPSGKSKERNLLSIEQIRKNVEAVKKQLSHFVSFDSGDNSALLVNNYDWLNSMTFLEFLRDVGKHFTVNYMVAKEHVKSRLGDPEKSISFTEFSYTLLQAYDFLHLYRTYGCKLQMGGNDQQGNIVSGIDLIRKTDGAQVYGGTNPLLLTSSGTKFGKTEGGAVWLDRAKTSPYRFYQFWVNSEDQAVEKLLKLFTFLSLEKISEIMEEHSVSPERREAQKILAMELTSLVHGKDRAETARRASEILFGGAFDPVELSSEMMKVLAAEVPYFEVGDISRPLIDIMVDSAVSSSKGEARRLIKGGGVSVNGNRISDERMELDGSWLLQEGYLFLKVGKKKFFVLKTAN; this is encoded by the coding sequence ATGGCTTTGGATGCGCTTAAGGTTCTTAGGGACAGAGGTTATATAGATTGGTGTAGTCACCCGGAGGAGCTTGAGGAGCTCTTCAGAGAGGACAGAGTTACAGCATATGTGGGATTCGACCCTACCGCCGACAGTCTTCACGTAGGGCATCTGATACCTCTGATGGGGTTGGCCTGGCTTCAGAAGTTAGGCCATCGTCCGGTCGTGCTTGCCGGAGGCGGTACCGGCATGATCGGAGATCCTTCCGGCAAAAGCAAAGAGCGGAACCTTCTGTCCATAGAGCAGATAAGGAAGAACGTAGAGGCGGTAAAGAAACAGCTCTCTCATTTCGTCAGCTTCGATTCCGGAGATAACTCGGCTCTTCTGGTCAATAACTACGATTGGTTGAACTCTATGACCTTTCTTGAGTTTCTTAGAGACGTAGGAAAGCATTTCACCGTCAACTACATGGTAGCGAAAGAGCACGTCAAATCCAGACTAGGAGATCCAGAAAAGAGCATTTCCTTTACCGAGTTTTCCTATACGTTGCTCCAGGCCTACGACTTTTTGCACCTATACAGGACCTACGGTTGCAAGCTCCAGATGGGAGGTAACGACCAGCAGGGTAACATAGTATCCGGCATCGACCTGATAAGAAAGACCGACGGTGCTCAGGTATACGGTGGAACCAATCCACTCCTTCTCACGTCGTCTGGAACCAAATTCGGAAAGACAGAGGGCGGAGCGGTGTGGCTCGATCGTGCGAAGACCTCTCCCTACCGTTTTTACCAGTTCTGGGTTAACAGCGAGGATCAGGCTGTGGAAAAACTTCTCAAGCTTTTTACTTTTTTATCACTTGAGAAAATATCGGAGATAATGGAGGAACATTCCGTTTCGCCGGAGAGAAGAGAGGCTCAGAAAATTTTGGCGATGGAGTTGACGTCTCTGGTCCATGGAAAGGATAGAGCCGAGACCGCTCGCAGGGCAAGCGAGATCCTGTTTGGTGGAGCGTTCGATCCGGTCGAATTGTCGTCGGAGATGATGAAAGTCCTGGCTGCAGAGGTTCCCTATTTTGAGGTAGGGGATATCTCGAGGCCCTTGATCGACATAATGGTGGACTCTGCGGTTTCCTCCAGCAAGGGAGAAGCCAGACGCCTCATAAAGGGAGGCGGAGTATCCGTCAACGGAAACAGGATCTCGGATGAACGGATGGAACTCGATGGTTCCTGGCTCCTGCAAGAGGGATATCTTTTTCTAAAGGTCGGTAAAAAGAAGTTCTTCGTCCTGAAGACGGCGAACTGA
- a CDS encoding MFS transporter, with product MKENDRSILAWCLYDVGNSAFATTIMAVIYPIYFQQVAASTLSPSSATAYWGYASSLGLLIGAFLAPFLGTFADIRSIRKKFVAIFTALGAISALAMGSVESGDWKTALLFLVLGSVGFSGSAICYDSLLPHIAPVERMDEISTKGYAMGYLGGGTLLALNLGTMSLFPGALGARLSFMSVGLWWIAFAVPLMIVVPEPQRAFPDGLKKMGTFASLAKTFREIREYRDAFVFLLAFWLYNDGIGTVIRMSAIFGAQVGLDRKSMVMALLATQFIGIPFSLLFGKIAKKIGSKKSLYGALSWYLLIAIGAYWMRTSLHFWMLAISVGMVQGGAQAISRSIYASMLPPERSAEFFGFYDISSKFAGIAGPAAFGIITQLTGSPRLAVLAIGSTFIIGLFLLSFVDVDRGRQKGIMRRSY from the coding sequence ATGAAAGAAAACGACCGTTCCATCCTAGCATGGTGCCTTTACGACGTAGGCAATTCGGCATTCGCCACGACTATAATGGCAGTTATATATCCCATATACTTCCAACAGGTGGCGGCATCCACGCTATCTCCGTCGTCCGCCACCGCTTATTGGGGATATGCCTCCTCTCTAGGACTCCTTATAGGGGCTTTTCTAGCCCCTTTTCTGGGGACCTTCGCCGACATCAGATCGATAAGGAAGAAGTTCGTCGCAATATTCACAGCGTTAGGAGCTATCTCGGCATTGGCGATGGGATCGGTAGAATCCGGAGACTGGAAGACAGCACTTTTATTCTTGGTATTAGGCTCCGTAGGCTTTTCAGGTTCCGCCATATGCTACGATTCCCTGCTGCCTCACATAGCACCCGTCGAGAGGATGGACGAGATATCCACCAAGGGGTACGCTATGGGATACTTGGGAGGGGGAACCCTGCTGGCCCTTAATCTGGGAACCATGAGCCTATTTCCAGGAGCGTTAGGGGCGAGGCTTTCCTTCATGTCCGTAGGTCTATGGTGGATCGCTTTCGCCGTTCCCCTTATGATAGTGGTTCCGGAACCGCAAAGAGCGTTCCCCGACGGCTTGAAGAAAATGGGAACCTTCGCTTCTCTGGCTAAGACCTTTCGGGAGATCAGAGAGTACAGGGACGCCTTTGTTTTTCTGCTGGCCTTCTGGTTATACAACGACGGCATAGGGACGGTAATAAGGATGTCCGCCATATTCGGAGCCCAGGTAGGCCTCGATCGAAAATCCATGGTCATGGCACTGTTGGCCACCCAGTTCATAGGTATCCCCTTCTCACTGCTATTCGGAAAGATCGCAAAAAAAATAGGCAGCAAGAAAAGCCTATACGGAGCTTTGTCATGGTATCTGTTGATAGCCATAGGAGCCTACTGGATGAGGACCTCCCTGCATTTCTGGATGCTAGCCATATCGGTGGGAATGGTACAGGGCGGAGCCCAGGCCATAAGCAGAAGCATATATGCGTCGATGCTCCCGCCGGAAAGAAGCGCCGAGTTCTTCGGTTTCTACGATATATCGAGCAAGTTCGCCGGCATAGCCGGTCCGGCAGCTTTCGGAATCATAACCCAGCTGACCGGATCCCCGAGGCTGGCGGTTTTAGCCATCGGAAGCACCTTCATAATCGGACTTTTCCTTCTATCCTTCGTCGACGTGGACAGGGGCAGACAAAAGGGTATAATGAGACGGTCTTATTAG